The proteins below come from a single Solea senegalensis isolate Sse05_10M linkage group LG2, IFAPA_SoseM_1, whole genome shotgun sequence genomic window:
- the LOC122765577 gene encoding vang-like protein 1 isoform X1, with protein sequence MDTESTHSGYSYHSSRSGRSNRHGDRSRERHKASSSKDSSRSERSVVINPPDTPSQESPVHNGEPLPGEPTSATEQGEEGQDDNWGETTTAVTGTSELSVSQEEVVGLGKGIQDRTQSFRRYLPLAVGLFVGLLVLATPMLFLLLPVVMWPDRLQTCGAACEGLFLSISFKLLMLLVAIWALFLRPGRASLPRVCVYRAFLTTLTLLLTMSYWLFYGVRILDPQQDEDYHGIVQFAVSLVDSQLFVHYLAVVLLQLRQLQPCYSVCVIRSTDGETRHYNIGQLSIQRAALSILEYYYRDFPLHNPALLSASKHRAAKHLAGLKVYNVDAPGSTAGAQAGNGNQSRAMATAAAKRKDSAHNELYYEEADYERRVRKRRARLVVAVEEAFTHVRRMKKEDERATPSDIMDVHEAALAIFPSMARALQKYLRTTRRQHCHSMESIQKHLGFCLINNMSPKAFLEAYLAPGPTLQYGPERWMADQWTLISEASVTSGIKQGSEFLLRCLDFSLAINVKSIPYIRLTEEYIDPKSHKFLLLLQSETSV encoded by the exons ATGGACACCGAGTCGACCCACTCGGGCTACTCCTATCACTCCAGCCGCTCCGGGAGATCAAACCGACATGG GGATCGAAGCCGTGAGCGGCACAAAGCCAGCAGCAGTAAAGACAGCAGTCGCTCCGAGAGGTCCGTCGTCATCAACCCGCCTGACACGCCGTCCCAGGAATCGCCCGTTCACAATGGCGAGCCTCTGCCTGGAGAACCCACCTCCGCAACAGAGCAGGGAGAGGAAGGCCAG gaTGATAACTGGGGAGAGACAACCACCGCAGTTACAGGCACTTCAGAGCTGAGCGTCTCCCAGGAGGAAGTGGTTGGATTAGGGAAAGGGATACAGGATCGGACCCAAAGCTTCCGTCGCTATCTTCCCCTGGCTGTGGGCTTGTttgtggggctgctggtgctggCCACGCCCATGCTCTTCCTGCTTCTTCCAGTTGTGATGTGGCCTGACAGGCTGCAGACTTGTGGTGCAGCCTGCGAGggcctcttcctctccatctcctTCAAGCTCCTCATGCTCCTGGTGGCCATTTGGGCCTTGTTTCTCCGACCGGGCCGCGCCAGCCTgcccagagtgtgtgtgtaccgtGCCTTCCtcaccacactcacactcctGCTCACCATGTCTTATTGGCTCTTCTATGGCGTCAGAATCCTCGACCCACAG CAGGACGAAGACTACCACGGTATCGTCCAATTCGCCGTGTCCCTCGTCGACTCGCAGCTGTTTGTCCACTACCTGGCCgtggtgctgctgcagctccgcCAGCTGCAGCCCTGTTACAGCGTGTGTGTCATCCGCTCCACAGATGGAGAGACGCGTCACTACAACATAGGACAGCTCAG TATTCAGAGGGCTGCTCTGTCCATTCTGGAGTATTACTACAGAGATTTTCCTCTCCATAACCCGGCACTTCTCTCTGCCTCGAAACACCGGGCGGCAAAACACCTGGCCGGGCTAAAGGTCTACAACGTAGACG CCCCTGGGAGCACAGCGGGGGCCCAGGCTGGTAATGGCAATCAGTCACGAGCGATGGCTACAGCTGCTGCCAAACGCAAAGACAGTGCCCACAACGAGCTGTACTATGAAGAGGCCGACTACGAGAGAAGAGTCCGTAAGCGTAGAGCCAG GCTGGTGGTGGCTGTTGAAGAGGCCTTCACACATGTCCGGCGGATGAAAAAAGAGGATGAGCGTGCAACCCCCTCTGACATCATGGATGTACACGAAGCAGCGCTGGCCATCTTTCCGTCGATGGCACGTGCACTGCAGAAGTACCTCCGCACCACCAGGAGGCAGCACTGCCACAGCATGGAGAGCATCCAGAAGCACCTCGGTTTCTGCCTTATAAACAACATGAGCCCCAAG GCCTTCCTCGAGGCTTACCTGGCCCCTGGTCCGACTCTGCAGTACGGACCTGAGCGCTGGATGGCGGATCAGTGGACTTTGATCAGCGAGGCGTCTGTCACCAGTGGCATAAAGCAAGGATCTGAGTTCCTGCTGAGGTGTCTTGACTTCAGCTTAGCTATTAATGTCAAGAGCATCCCTTACATCCGACTAACTGAGGAGTACATCGACCCCAAGTCTCACAAGTTTCTATTGCTGCTTCAGTCAGAAACCTCAGTTTAA
- the LOC122765188 gene encoding ribosyldihydronicotinamide dehydrogenase [quinone]-like, translated as MAKKVLIVYAHQSVASFNAAAKNVAVEVLSTKGCTVEVSDLYAMKFQASATVEDITGDVKDTENFRYAEETKLAWEEGKLSADITEEQRKVNEADLIIFQFPMYWSTVPAIMKGWFDRVLTLGFAYSQDKMYSNGMFKGKKVMLSFTTGCHESMFTENGISGDINVTLWPLQNGILYYCGFQVLAPQIFWAPSLISSEERKAMLEAWRTRLQGLLEEEPLGFTPLDCFDEKGFQLKPEVREKHAAKKVGLAVGIHLGMPLPPNSQVKAGV; from the exons ATGG CAAAGAAGGTTTTGATTGTGTATGCCCATCAGAGTGTGGCCTCGTTCAACGCTGCAGCCAAAAATGTGGCAGTGGAGGTTTTGTCAACCAAGGGCTGCACTGTTGAGGTTTCTGACCTGTATGCTATGAAGTTTCAAGCCTCTGCTACTGTGGAGGACATCACGG GTGACGTTAAGGATACTGAGAACTTTCGTTATGCAGAAGAGACCAAGCTGGCATGGGAGGAAGGAAAGCTGTCTGCGGACATTACTGAGGAACAACGTAAAGTCAATGAGGCGGATCTGATCATCTTTCAG TTCCCCATGTACTGGTCCACTGTTCCTGCAATCATGAAGGGCTGGTTTGACCGGGTGCTCACACTGGGCTTTGCCTACTCCCAAGATAAGATGTACAGCAATGGAATGTTCAAG GGCAAGAAAGTTATGCTGTCCTTCACCACTGGCTGTCATGAGTCCATGTTTACTGAAAATGGCATCAGCGGAGACATCAATGTCACACTTTGGCCACTACAG aaTGGGATCCTCTACTACTGTGGCTTCCAGGTTCTGGCCCCCCAAATCTTCTGGGCTCCCTCTCTGATTTCTTCTGAGGAGCGTAAGGCCATGCTGGAGGCCTGGCGCACACGACTACAGGGACTCCTGGAAGAGGAGCCGCTGGGCTTCACTCCTCTGGACTGCTTTGACGAGAAGGGCTTCCAGTTGAAGCCTGAGGTTCGTGAGAAGCATGCAGCCAAGAAGGTTGGACTTGCAGTGGGAATCCACCTGGGGATGCCCCTCCCACCAAACAGCCAGGTGAAAGCTGGGGTCTGA
- the LOC122765093 gene encoding helix-loop-helix protein 2-like, translating into MTSVEVSGREDSEMMLSPQQADTQRPLELDVHCGSAERADGEANACSVRATALSKEEKRRRRRATAKYRCAHATRERVRVVAFNVAFAELRKILPTSPPDRKLSKIEILRLAVCYISYLSHVLDVQVVTR; encoded by the exons ATGACGTCAGTGGAGGTTTCAG GACGTGAGGACAGTGAGATGATGCTCAGTCCTCAGCAGGCGGacacacagcgccccctggagCTGGATGTTCACTGTGGCTCTGCCGAGCGCGCGGATGGAGAGGCCAATGCGTGTTCCGTGCGCGCGACCGCCCTCAGCAAAGAGGAGAAGAGGCGGAGGAGGCGCGCGACAGCTAAGTATCGGTGCGCGCACGCCACCAGGGAGCGTGTCCGTGTCGTGGCCTTCAACGTGGCCTTTGCAGAGCTGAGGAAAATCCTGCCCACGAGCCCACCAGACAGGAAGTTGTCCAAGATTGAGATCCTACGACTCGCCGTTTGTTACATCTCTTACCTGAGTCACGTGCTGGATGTTCAGGTTGTAACacgatga
- the LOC122765577 gene encoding vang-like protein 1 isoform X2 yields the protein MDTESTHSGYSYHSSRSGRSNRHGDRSRERHKASSSKDSSRSERSVVINPPDTPSQESPVHNGEPLPGEPTSATEQGEEGQDDNWGETTTAVTGTSELSVSQEEVVGLGKGIQDRTQSFRRYLPLAVGLFVGLLVLATPMLFLLLPVVMWPDRLQTCGAACEGLFLSISFKLLMLLVAIWALFLRPGRASLPRVCVYRAFLTTLTLLLTMSYWLFYGVRILDPQDEDYHGIVQFAVSLVDSQLFVHYLAVVLLQLRQLQPCYSVCVIRSTDGETRHYNIGQLSIQRAALSILEYYYRDFPLHNPALLSASKHRAAKHLAGLKVYNVDAPGSTAGAQAGNGNQSRAMATAAAKRKDSAHNELYYEEADYERRVRKRRARLVVAVEEAFTHVRRMKKEDERATPSDIMDVHEAALAIFPSMARALQKYLRTTRRQHCHSMESIQKHLGFCLINNMSPKAFLEAYLAPGPTLQYGPERWMADQWTLISEASVTSGIKQGSEFLLRCLDFSLAINVKSIPYIRLTEEYIDPKSHKFLLLLQSETSV from the exons ATGGACACCGAGTCGACCCACTCGGGCTACTCCTATCACTCCAGCCGCTCCGGGAGATCAAACCGACATGG GGATCGAAGCCGTGAGCGGCACAAAGCCAGCAGCAGTAAAGACAGCAGTCGCTCCGAGAGGTCCGTCGTCATCAACCCGCCTGACACGCCGTCCCAGGAATCGCCCGTTCACAATGGCGAGCCTCTGCCTGGAGAACCCACCTCCGCAACAGAGCAGGGAGAGGAAGGCCAG gaTGATAACTGGGGAGAGACAACCACCGCAGTTACAGGCACTTCAGAGCTGAGCGTCTCCCAGGAGGAAGTGGTTGGATTAGGGAAAGGGATACAGGATCGGACCCAAAGCTTCCGTCGCTATCTTCCCCTGGCTGTGGGCTTGTttgtggggctgctggtgctggCCACGCCCATGCTCTTCCTGCTTCTTCCAGTTGTGATGTGGCCTGACAGGCTGCAGACTTGTGGTGCAGCCTGCGAGggcctcttcctctccatctcctTCAAGCTCCTCATGCTCCTGGTGGCCATTTGGGCCTTGTTTCTCCGACCGGGCCGCGCCAGCCTgcccagagtgtgtgtgtaccgtGCCTTCCtcaccacactcacactcctGCTCACCATGTCTTATTGGCTCTTCTATGGCGTCAGAATCCTCGACCCACAG GACGAAGACTACCACGGTATCGTCCAATTCGCCGTGTCCCTCGTCGACTCGCAGCTGTTTGTCCACTACCTGGCCgtggtgctgctgcagctccgcCAGCTGCAGCCCTGTTACAGCGTGTGTGTCATCCGCTCCACAGATGGAGAGACGCGTCACTACAACATAGGACAGCTCAG TATTCAGAGGGCTGCTCTGTCCATTCTGGAGTATTACTACAGAGATTTTCCTCTCCATAACCCGGCACTTCTCTCTGCCTCGAAACACCGGGCGGCAAAACACCTGGCCGGGCTAAAGGTCTACAACGTAGACG CCCCTGGGAGCACAGCGGGGGCCCAGGCTGGTAATGGCAATCAGTCACGAGCGATGGCTACAGCTGCTGCCAAACGCAAAGACAGTGCCCACAACGAGCTGTACTATGAAGAGGCCGACTACGAGAGAAGAGTCCGTAAGCGTAGAGCCAG GCTGGTGGTGGCTGTTGAAGAGGCCTTCACACATGTCCGGCGGATGAAAAAAGAGGATGAGCGTGCAACCCCCTCTGACATCATGGATGTACACGAAGCAGCGCTGGCCATCTTTCCGTCGATGGCACGTGCACTGCAGAAGTACCTCCGCACCACCAGGAGGCAGCACTGCCACAGCATGGAGAGCATCCAGAAGCACCTCGGTTTCTGCCTTATAAACAACATGAGCCCCAAG GCCTTCCTCGAGGCTTACCTGGCCCCTGGTCCGACTCTGCAGTACGGACCTGAGCGCTGGATGGCGGATCAGTGGACTTTGATCAGCGAGGCGTCTGTCACCAGTGGCATAAAGCAAGGATCTGAGTTCCTGCTGAGGTGTCTTGACTTCAGCTTAGCTATTAATGTCAAGAGCATCCCTTACATCCGACTAACTGAGGAGTACATCGACCCCAAGTCTCACAAGTTTCTATTGCTGCTTCAGTCAGAAACCTCAGTTTAA